The [Eubacterium] siraeum genome contains a region encoding:
- a CDS encoding CapA family protein produces the protein MNFMQLRERQPKFPVTVKTGEGVVELIWNKIEYADGYRVFASPVGKNHFVGVINVKGTTAVMKKRANGVPMQYKVKAFRIADGPDNFFGESEIVIACPLETPRRLTAIVGSDGICTLSWRYNSQCDGFKIYADSNESGKYSFVCYSGKNSCRLDSFTKSGKVSFVVRSFIMTGHMEKLGVSSAPAEAVIPKSKGAKAVQFDHSMIRKTAGDYNARRFAGKDGRLCNDHHKCTVMIGGDITVSAEMQKNAAKGMPVFDETFSSLGGIFGSFDFSVAMLDTDINDKKAYTFEDSRVINCPSTIADAVCKSGIDALAVNAGLLQRAPQSLEKYPLTVITENDCTQGGEKFSIVNINNINVGFISATVNKDISQYVSQLRKAGAEYIFFFCSWNERHTPAVKPKWRNQAVKAAESGADIIIGNGLNAIAEYDVIECADGRRVPVAYSLGSLIPADPATRFEKIGALLCVRLKRDTATGKVNTDLCGYIPYAFKDYGTEHRAVLLSDDNARYFGLSVYDTLKKQVATALGSKIELARYAEKPEQQSFALLGSALISELFKDDNDVETDRSHLFISQLTMNGTHCDVDEKYFRDGVVPLYYNLSKGYDEYLAENKADALITDLYYAVSTPVYRLGDSLYSGGKAFIQSRFYEENKSRLKRLDIKDEAVWKPLLDKFIDSVTAVYDREKIILVRITDPKLYYVNGRYVRSTDRSCNFRLLLDMENYFIRRVSPKVIDISRFYPGVINKRGRSYAVCRDEHFRNNISLIAKSICSGKKANYVNSLAYDPEIWLTEVAENFDIIKAGKADSFFFGTNNAVDYFISRLSRDFICAEFKDILRLKTSELITFNEIRACYDFGRNAVLKRVYNGICAIRKGDITNADIDEIIRLGLYAQSDLAKTLESFYNKNGIIRNCVLSTKNLSFYLKCARLWMAGTDKDAVAQLARRYYEKHRPVILDVFGRADGGDISELADGTVKGSVISGYSALTVCSEKPADIDLSYIDDKSAVFTELTRSYFANAHGDWLLVDFSDIVKPIYRHRSAYVASIDELCCSMAYRAFMTDDEVFEPFKENADSKFIEKAISDFARTVKAKYGKNIILRKTYLPLNRLDITGRIRPFDDTEFISEKENLISRAEEIFVKCTDCYIIDYESRYLPVCADKNADISERMLESDFYKEAAAAVDRIISGTSKKTVNNVDIVGYLERCERIRKDNPDMSAELSREIFGGASEIFMTE, from the coding sequence ATGAACTTCATGCAACTTCGTGAAAGACAGCCGAAATTCCCCGTTACCGTAAAGACGGGAGAGGGAGTAGTAGAGCTTATCTGGAATAAAATTGAATATGCTGACGGCTACCGTGTGTTTGCGTCGCCTGTCGGCAAGAATCATTTTGTCGGTGTAATTAACGTCAAAGGCACTACTGCCGTTATGAAAAAACGTGCAAACGGCGTTCCTATGCAGTATAAGGTCAAGGCGTTCAGAATTGCGGACGGTCCGGATAATTTTTTCGGAGAGTCCGAAATTGTCATAGCGTGTCCGCTTGAAACTCCACGCAGACTTACCGCAATAGTCGGAAGCGACGGTATATGCACATTGTCATGGAGATACAACTCGCAGTGTGACGGATTCAAGATCTATGCCGATTCGAATGAAAGCGGAAAATACTCTTTTGTGTGCTACAGCGGAAAGAATTCCTGCAGGCTTGACAGCTTCACAAAAAGCGGTAAGGTTTCGTTTGTTGTACGCAGTTTTATAATGACCGGGCATATGGAAAAGCTGGGCGTTTCTTCTGCTCCCGCCGAAGCCGTTATTCCCAAATCCAAAGGCGCTAAGGCGGTGCAGTTCGACCATTCGATGATAAGAAAAACGGCAGGTGATTACAATGCAAGGCGCTTTGCCGGCAAGGACGGAAGGCTTTGCAACGATCACCATAAATGCACCGTGATGATAGGCGGCGATATTACCGTTTCGGCTGAAATGCAGAAAAATGCGGCAAAGGGAATGCCTGTTTTTGACGAGACTTTTTCATCGCTCGGCGGAATATTCGGTTCGTTTGATTTTTCCGTTGCGATGCTTGATACGGATATTAACGATAAAAAGGCGTATACATTCGAGGACAGCCGTGTCATCAACTGCCCGTCAACGATCGCCGACGCTGTATGCAAGAGCGGAATAGACGCACTTGCTGTCAACGCAGGACTTCTGCAGAGAGCGCCGCAGTCGCTCGAAAAGTATCCGCTTACGGTTATAACCGAGAACGACTGCACACAGGGCGGAGAAAAGTTCAGCATTGTAAATATCAACAATATAAATGTCGGATTCATTTCTGCGACAGTGAACAAGGATATATCGCAGTATGTGTCACAGCTCAGAAAAGCGGGGGCAGAGTACATATTCTTCTTCTGCTCGTGGAATGAACGTCATACGCCTGCGGTAAAGCCTAAGTGGAGAAATCAGGCGGTAAAGGCTGCGGAGAGCGGAGCGGATATAATTATCGGCAACGGACTTAACGCCATTGCCGAATATGATGTTATAGAGTGCGCAGACGGAAGACGTGTTCCTGTGGCTTATTCGCTCGGCTCGCTTATTCCTGCCGATCCTGCGACACGCTTTGAAAAGATAGGAGCGTTACTTTGCGTAAGGCTCAAGCGTGATACCGCAACGGGCAAGGTGAATACCGACCTTTGCGGATACATTCCTTATGCGTTCAAGGATTACGGCACGGAACACAGAGCGGTGCTTTTGTCCGATGATAATGCACGTTATTTCGGGCTGTCGGTATACGATACGCTTAAAAAGCAGGTGGCAACGGCACTCGGCAGTAAAATAGAGCTTGCGAGATATGCAGAGAAGCCCGAACAGCAATCGTTTGCACTTCTCGGCTCGGCACTGATTTCGGAGCTTTTCAAGGACGATAACGATGTAGAAACCGACCGTTCACATCTGTTCATATCACAGCTTACTATGAACGGAACACACTGCGATGTTGATGAGAAATACTTCCGTGACGGTGTTGTGCCTCTTTACTACAACCTTTCCAAAGGCTATGACGAATACCTTGCAGAAAACAAGGCTGATGCGCTTATAACGGACCTTTATTACGCTGTTTCCACGCCTGTTTACAGGCTAGGAGATTCGCTTTATTCGGGCGGAAAAGCGTTTATACAATCACGTTTCTACGAGGAAAACAAAAGTCGGCTGAAACGGCTCGATATAAAGGATGAAGCGGTGTGGAAGCCTCTGCTTGACAAGTTCATTGATTCGGTTACCGCTGTGTACGACAGGGAGAAGATTATACTTGTACGCATAACGGATCCCAAGCTGTACTATGTCAACGGACGATATGTACGCTCGACAGACCGCTCGTGCAACTTCAGGCTGCTTCTTGATATGGAGAACTACTTTATAAGACGTGTTTCTCCGAAGGTCATCGACATATCACGGTTCTATCCCGGTGTGATAAACAAAAGGGGAAGAAGCTATGCGGTATGCCGTGACGAGCATTTCCGCAATAACATTTCGTTGATTGCCAAAAGTATATGCTCCGGCAAGAAGGCAAACTATGTCAACTCGCTTGCTTACGACCCTGAAATATGGCTCACGGAAGTGGCTGAAAACTTTGATATAATAAAGGCAGGCAAGGCGGACAGCTTCTTCTTCGGCACAAACAATGCCGTAGACTACTTTATAAGCAGGCTGAGCCGTGACTTTATCTGTGCGGAATTCAAGGATATTCTCAGGCTGAAAACCAGTGAGCTTATCACGTTCAATGAGATAAGGGCTTGCTATGATTTCGGCAGAAACGCAGTGCTGAAGCGGGTTTATAACGGCATCTGCGCTATACGCAAGGGCGATATTACGAATGCGGATATTGATGAGATCATAAGGCTCGGATTATATGCACAAAGCGATCTTGCTAAGACGTTGGAATCATTTTACAACAAAAACGGGATTATCAGAAACTGTGTGCTTTCGACTAAGAATCTTAGCTTCTATCTCAAGTGTGCAAGGCTGTGGATGGCAGGCACAGACAAGGATGCGGTGGCACAGCTTGCCCGTAGATATTACGAAAAACACAGACCTGTGATTCTTGATGTTTTTGGCAGGGCAGACGGCGGTGACATTTCAGAGCTTGCGGACGGTACGGTAAAGGGCAGTGTGATAAGCGGTTATTCGGCTCTGACGGTGTGTTCGGAGAAACCTGCGGATATTGATTTGAGCTATATTGACGATAAGTCGGCTGTTTTTACCGAGCTTACACGCTCATACTTTGCGAATGCGCACGGCGACTGGCTTTTAGTCGATTTTTCGGATATTGTAAAGCCGATTTACAGGCATAGGTCGGCGTATGTCGCATCAATTGATGAATTATGCTGTTCTATGGCTTACAGAGCATTTATGACGGACGATGAGGTTTTCGAGCCGTTCAAGGAAAATGCTGACAGCAAATTTATCGAAAAAGCGATTTCCGATTTTGCAAGAACCGTAAAAGCAAAATATGGGAAAAATATAATATTAAGGAAAACATATCTTCCGCTTAACAGATTGGATATTACAGGAAGAATCCGTCCTTTTGACGATACGGAATTTATATCCGAGAAAGAAAATCTGATAAGCAGAGCAGAGGAGATATTTGTAAAATGCACAGACTGCTATATAATTGACTATGAAAGCCGGTATCTGCCTGTGTGCGCCGATAAAAACGCCGATATTTCCGAGCGTATGCTTGAAAGCGACTTCTATAAGGAGGCGGCAGCTGCCGTTGACCGCATAATTTCGGGAACAAGCAAAAAGACGGTAAACAATGTGGATATAGTCGGCTATCTTGAGCGGTGCGAGCGTATCAGAAAGGATAACCCCGATATGTCTGCCGAGCTTTCCCGTGAGATATTCGGCGGTGCGTCGGAGATATTCATGACAGAATGA
- a CDS encoding Dam family site-specific DNA-(adenine-N6)-methyltransferase, producing MNEKVYVPPIKIQGIKTKLVPLIKKSVVMQPNSVWIEPFMGSGVVGFNIEPHQAIFADTNPYIIEFYKQIKSGAINPYVVREFLEHEGKLLEQGDDEYYYTVRTRFNTEHNPLDFLFLNRACFNGMIRFNKNYDFNVPYGHKPQRFAKAYVTKIVNQVAHVENLLKTHSWDFLCQPFETTIDMAGKSDFIYCDPPYIGRHVDYYDSWDEQSEFALHKALVESGAKFMLSTWDHNDYRENEYISTVWSDCQKITREHFYHVGAKETNRNPVIEALLTNYTVTGKQNTLLKENEQLSIFNMATV from the coding sequence ATGAACGAAAAAGTATATGTACCACCAATAAAGATACAGGGAATAAAGACCAAACTTGTACCCCTGATAAAGAAAAGTGTTGTCATGCAACCTAATTCTGTTTGGATAGAGCCATTTATGGGGTCTGGCGTTGTTGGGTTTAATATTGAACCACATCAAGCAATTTTTGCTGATACCAACCCCTATATAATAGAATTCTATAAACAGATAAAGTCTGGTGCTATCAACCCTTATGTGGTGCGTGAATTTTTAGAACATGAGGGAAAATTGTTAGAACAAGGCGACGATGAATACTATTACACGGTTCGCACAAGATTTAATACCGAACACAATCCGCTTGATTTCTTATTTTTGAACCGTGCGTGTTTTAATGGCATGATACGCTTTAATAAGAACTATGATTTTAATGTTCCGTATGGACATAAACCACAAAGGTTTGCAAAGGCGTATGTTACAAAAATTGTAAATCAAGTTGCGCACGTTGAAAACTTATTAAAAACCCATTCATGGGATTTTCTCTGTCAACCATTTGAAACTACTATTGATATGGCGGGGAAAAGTGATTTCATTTATTGCGACCCCCCATATATAGGACGTCATGTTGATTATTATGATAGTTGGGATGAACAATCAGAATTTGCCTTGCACAAAGCGTTAGTTGAAAGTGGTGCAAAGTTTATGTTGTCCACATGGGACCATAACGACTATAGAGAAAACGAGTATATTTCAACGGTATGGAGCGACTGTCAAAAGATTACCCGGGAGCATTTTTATCATGTAGGAGCAAAGGAAACAAATAGAAATCCTGTAATAGAAGCCCTACTAACAAATTACACTGTTACCGGAAAACAAAACACGTTGCTTAAAGAGAACGAACAGTTATCTATATTCAATATGGCAACTGTATAG
- a CDS encoding EcoRV family type II restriction endonuclease yields the protein MKNEAEKALFSTQLKEFATTLREFIATGDEWTIRGFIDIFKNIYTISSDTKIVSKVLELHLFPHFLAFAESIGYDIELATYQNWYPDLTFISKSNPQVKFAVDLKTTYRDEEYPGFCNGFTLGSHGEYFVERTSTKNIQYPYDEYSGHFCLGIIYSRAALDKNEETHIYSIDEIESIPAVIKNFLFFAEEKWKIASDKGGSGNTANIGSIQKIDDILNGNGVFTKAGEELFDDYWANFGKIEILVNGKRKKLSSFEEYLQYRGLSMELNNPKAPKRKAK from the coding sequence ATGAAAAACGAAGCCGAAAAAGCACTGTTTTCCACTCAATTAAAGGAATTTGCTACAACTTTAAGGGAGTTTATTGCGACAGGTGACGAATGGACTATCCGGGGGTTTATTGATATATTCAAGAACATTTACACTATTTCCTCTGATACAAAAATAGTATCAAAGGTATTGGAACTTCACTTATTCCCCCATTTTTTGGCATTTGCTGAAAGTATAGGGTATGATATTGAACTTGCCACGTATCAAAACTGGTATCCTGATTTAACTTTTATTTCAAAAAGCAATCCGCAAGTAAAGTTTGCGGTTGACCTTAAAACTACATACCGGGATGAAGAATATCCCGGTTTCTGCAACGGTTTTACATTAGGTTCACATGGTGAATATTTTGTAGAGCGCACAAGCACAAAGAACATACAATACCCCTATGATGAATACAGCGGACATTTTTGTTTAGGCATTATCTATTCACGCGCTGCTCTTGACAAGAATGAGGAAACGCATATCTATTCTATAGACGAGATTGAGAGTATACCGGCGGTTATAAAGAACTTCCTGTTTTTTGCTGAAGAAAAATGGAAGATTGCAAGTGACAAAGGAGGCAGCGGAAATACTGCAAATATTGGAAGTATACAGAAGATAGACGATATATTAAACGGCAACGGCGTTTTTACAAAAGCTGGCGAAGAATTGTTTGATGATTATTGGGCGAACTTTGGAAAAATCGAAATTCTTGTCAACGGAAAGCGCAAAAAACTTTCATCGTTTGAAGAGTACTTGCAATACCGTGGCTTGTCTATGGAACTAAATAACCCGAAAGCCCCTAAGAGGAAAGCAAAATGA
- a CDS encoding helix-turn-helix transcriptional regulator: MADCGHAQEGYFNYNRLWTLLIGKGMTKMQMRLQAGISTNILAKIRKDEPVAMESPTKITTALNCELDDIVEIQERGITE; this comes from the coding sequence ATGGCTGATTGTGGTCACGCACAGGAGGGCTATTTCAACTATAACAGGCTATGGACACTGTTGATAGGTAAAGGCATGACAAAGATGCAAATGCGCTTGCAGGCAGGTATCAGCACGAACATACTTGCTAAAATAAGAAAGGACGAACCTGTTGCAATGGAAAGCCCCACAAAGATTACGACCGCCTTGAATTGCGAGCTTGACGATATTGTAGAGATACAGGAAAGAGGTATTACCGAATGA
- a CDS encoding 6-phosphofructokinase — translation MAKRRIGILTSGGDCPGLNATIRGAAKACYSMFGEDNVEIVGISNGFHGLIHNNCRIMKPEDFSGILTQGGTILGTKRTPYKMMQVIEADNIDKVAEMKATYKQQKLDCILTLGGNGTHKTANLLSEEGLNIIGLPKTIDNDIWGTDVTFGFHTAVDIATEVVDRIHTTATSHRRIMVIEIMGNKAGWLTLYSGIAGGADIILIPEIPYDIDKVIDACEKRAQSGKTFSIIAVAEGAMDITEAAMKKKERAKKRAEAGETTVTNRIAKQIEAATGFESRTVVPGHILRGGSPSAYDRVLATKFGARAAMLIKQEKYGYTVAKIGSKISENKLSDVTMKTKFVPENDELVITGKSIGVSFGD, via the coding sequence ATGGCAAAGCGCAGAATAGGTATACTGACGAGCGGAGGCGACTGCCCCGGACTTAACGCTACTATAAGAGGTGCGGCAAAAGCCTGTTACTCCATGTTCGGCGAGGACAATGTTGAGATAGTCGGCATATCCAACGGTTTCCACGGTCTGATCCATAATAACTGCCGCATAATGAAGCCGGAGGATTTTTCCGGCATACTCACTCAGGGCGGAACGATACTCGGCACAAAGCGTACACCATATAAGATGATGCAGGTTATCGAAGCCGACAACATAGACAAGGTCGCTGAAATGAAAGCCACCTATAAGCAGCAGAAGCTCGACTGCATACTGACGCTCGGCGGCAACGGAACTCATAAGACAGCAAATCTTCTTTCCGAAGAGGGTCTGAATATAATCGGACTTCCCAAGACGATAGATAACGATATATGGGGAACAGATGTTACATTCGGCTTTCACACCGCAGTAGATATTGCGACTGAGGTCGTTGACAGAATCCACACGACTGCTACTTCCCACAGACGTATTATGGTAATCGAGATAATGGGCAACAAGGCAGGCTGGCTGACGCTTTATTCCGGTATTGCAGGCGGTGCGGATATTATTCTTATCCCTGAGATTCCTTATGATATTGATAAAGTCATCGACGCTTGCGAAAAACGTGCGCAGTCCGGAAAGACATTCTCTATAATTGCGGTCGCAGAGGGCGCAATGGATATTACGGAAGCCGCTATGAAGAAAAAGGAACGTGCGAAAAAACGTGCCGAAGCGGGTGAAACAACAGTTACAAACCGCATAGCAAAGCAGATTGAAGCCGCAACAGGCTTTGAGTCAAGAACAGTTGTTCCCGGTCATATATTAAGAGGCGGTTCGCCCTCCGCTTATGACAGAGTGCTTGCAACAAAGTTCGGTGCAAGAGCCGCAATGCTTATAAAGCAGGAAAAATACGGCTACACGGTCGCAAAAATCGGCAGTAAGATTTCCGAAAACAAGCTGTCCGATGTAACAATGAAGACAAAGTTCGTTCCCGAAAATGACGAGCTTGTCATCACAGGAAAAAGTATCGGCGTATCCTTCGGCGACTAA
- a CDS encoding serpin family protein, translated as MKRRILSAIIAGSLIASTLTLSACRSEKSLETTDLMTGIKAASHETVKPDDAFKSAYGNFSVELLKKCFDGKSNTLISPLSVSSALTMTANGANGQTKDEMEKVLGSGMPLDELNKYLSSFSGSLTSGENFKLKNANSIWFRDEENRLTVEKDFLQKNADYFGTAIYKRAFDNATCKEINNWVSDNTDGMINNILDSIPDEAIMYLINAVSFDAEWGNVYKENDISDGKFTNSEDKLMNVTMMHSTESIYLESDGCKGFIKQYKGGKYSFAALLPDNDIASFISSLSGEKLCRILSSTESCSVETKLPKFSYEYSDTLNNALSQLGMPTAFDENNADFSGIGKSTVGNISIGKVIHKTKIEVNEKGTKAGAAALVELVDEGCVIAEKQVILNRPFMYMILDNETMLPLFAGIYTGV; from the coding sequence ATGAAAAGAAGAATTTTATCAGCAATAATCGCAGGTTCACTCATCGCGTCAACTCTCACCCTCTCGGCTTGTCGGTCGGAAAAATCCCTCGAAACAACGGATCTTATGACAGGCATCAAAGCCGCAAGCCACGAAACCGTAAAACCCGACGATGCTTTTAAAAGCGCATACGGCAATTTCTCTGTTGAACTGCTTAAGAAATGCTTTGACGGCAAATCAAACACTCTTATCTCTCCCCTGTCGGTATCATCCGCACTCACAATGACAGCAAACGGTGCAAACGGTCAGACCAAAGATGAAATGGAAAAGGTACTCGGGAGCGGAATGCCCCTTGACGAACTGAACAAATATCTTTCATCATTCAGCGGCTCGCTTACATCGGGCGAGAACTTCAAGCTGAAAAACGCAAATTCGATATGGTTCAGAGATGAAGAAAACAGACTTACCGTTGAAAAGGACTTTTTGCAGAAAAATGCGGATTATTTCGGTACGGCGATATACAAGCGTGCATTTGACAACGCAACGTGCAAAGAGATCAACAATTGGGTAAGCGACAATACCGACGGTATGATAAACAACATACTTGACAGCATTCCGGACGAAGCGATAATGTATCTTATAAACGCCGTCAGCTTTGATGCAGAATGGGGAAATGTCTACAAGGAAAATGACATTTCGGACGGAAAATTCACAAATTCCGAAGACAAGCTGATGAATGTCACTATGATGCATTCAACCGAAAGCATTTATCTTGAAAGCGACGGCTGTAAAGGCTTTATCAAGCAGTATAAGGGCGGGAAATACAGCTTTGCGGCTTTACTTCCCGATAATGATATAGCCTCATTCATATCCTCCTTATCCGGAGAAAAGCTCTGCAGGATATTAAGCAGTACCGAAAGCTGCAGCGTAGAAACAAAGCTCCCGAAATTCAGCTATGAATATTCAGACACACTGAACAACGCTTTGTCACAGCTTGGTATGCCGACGGCATTTGACGAAAACAATGCAGATTTTTCGGGCATCGGCAAATCAACTGTAGGCAATATATCCATCGGCAAAGTCATTCACAAGACTAAAATTGAGGTAAACGAGAAAGGTACTAAGGCAGGTGCCGCCGCTCTTGTGGAATTAGTTGACGAGGGGTGTGTAATTGCCGAAAAGCAGGTAATTCTTAATCGTCCGTTCATGTATATGATACTTGACAATGAAACGATGCTGCCGCTGTTCGCAGGCATATATACAGGCGTATAA
- a CDS encoding serpin family protein gives MKRKFTSFTLTSAILISALSLSACRSEKSLETTDLMTGIKAASHETVKPDDVFKSAYDNFSVELLKKCFDGKSNTLISPLSVSSALTMTANGANGQTKDEMEKVLGSGMPLDELNKYLSSFSGSLTSGEGFKLKNANSIWFIKDNNFNVNNEFLQTNADFYHTEIYKRAYNSEIVNDINNWVSEHTDGMIDKLLDNGDALSNIALINATAFDAKWENYYYDNFVEDGTFTDANGNEQSVTMLISEESEYINGDNCTGFIKKYKGGKYGFAAILPDSNVSISDFVGSLNGDKLFKMLQNAESTNVVAKMPKFEYEYSAELSEALKALGMPTAFSDSADFSGISGDKLLISDVLHKTKISVTEEGTRAVAATGVVMSAAPDGDKQVILNRPFMYMILDNETMLPLFAGVYTGI, from the coding sequence ATGAAACGAAAATTTACATCCTTCACATTAACAAGCGCAATACTCATATCAGCACTCTCACTCTCGGCTTGCCGGTCGGAAAAATCCCTCGAAACAACGGATCTTATGACAGGCATCAAAGCCGCAAGCCATGAAACCGTAAAGCCCGACGATGTTTTTAAGAGTGCATACGACAATTTCTCTGTTGAACTGCTTAAGAAATGCTTTGACGGCAAATCAAACACTCTTATCTCTCCCCTATCGGTATCATCCGCACTCACAATGACAGCAAACGGTGCAAACGGTCAGACCAAAGATGAAATGGAAAAGGTACTCGGGAGCGGAATGCCCCTTGACGAACTGAACAAATATCTTTCATCATTCAGCGGCTCGCTGACTTCCGGTGAGGGTTTCAAGCTGAAAAACGCAAATTCGATATGGTTTATCAAAGACAACAATTTCAATGTGAACAATGAGTTTTTACAGACCAATGCCGACTTTTACCACACCGAAATATACAAACGTGCATATAACAGCGAGATTGTGAACGATATCAATAATTGGGTCAGTGAACATACAGACGGTATGATCGACAAGCTTCTTGACAACGGCGATGCGCTTTCAAATATTGCACTTATCAACGCAACAGCATTTGATGCCAAATGGGAAAACTACTACTATGACAACTTTGTTGAAGACGGAACGTTCACAGACGCTAACGGCAACGAGCAGTCAGTCACAATGCTGATTTCCGAAGAAAGCGAATACATAAACGGCGATAACTGCACAGGCTTTATCAAGAAATATAAAGGCGGTAAGTACGGTTTCGCCGCAATTCTCCCCGACAGCAATGTTTCTATATCGGATTTTGTCGGTTCGCTCAATGGAGATAAGCTTTTCAAAATGTTACAGAATGCCGAAAGCACTAATGTTGTCGCTAAAATGCCGAAGTTTGAGTACGAATACAGCGCCGAACTCAGTGAAGCATTGAAAGCTCTCGGTATGCCTACAGCCTTTTCCGACAGTGCTGATTTTTCGGGTATTTCGGGTGATAAACTTCTCATCAGTGATGTACTACACAAAACGAAGATATCCGTTACCGAAGAAGGTACAAGGGCTGTCGCCGCAACAGGCGTGGTTATGTCCGCCGCTCCGGACGGCGACAAGCAGGTGATCCTGAACCGCCCGTTTATGTATATGATACTCGACAACGAAACGATGCTGCCGCTGTTTGCAGGCGTGTATACAGGTATATGA
- the xylB gene encoding xylulokinase, with product MAYILGVDIGTSGTKTVLFSEDGTPVASALYDYPLYTPCNGYAEQDPADWWNACVNSIRDVVAKSGVPADEIKGVGLSGQMHGLVMLDKDNKVIRNSIIWCDQRTGKEVVEITEKVGHDRLIAITANPAITGFTAAKIMWVKNNEPENYEKCRHILLPKDYIRFMLTGEFATEVSDASGMQLLDIPGRCWSDEVLTKLGIDKSLLAKVYESPEITGTVTKAVAQATGLKEGTPVVGGAGDNAAAAVGTGVVEDGKAFTTIGSSGVVFAHTSDISIDPKGRVHTFCCAVPGCWHVMGVTQSAGLSLKWFRDNFAWSEMETAASMGVDPYYLMDKEADSVPIGANRLLYMPYLNGERTPHLDPNVRGAFVGLSTMHKKKDMLRAVMEGVSYSLRDCVEVMREMNISIDDMMACGGGGTSPLWRQMLADLYACNVKTTANKEGPALGVALLAAVGAGIYSSVPEACKAVIKPEKIQEPIAENSAKYEKVYALYKKLYPAMKANFDELASLDV from the coding sequence ATGGCATACATACTCGGTGTCGATATAGGTACGTCCGGTACAAAAACAGTGCTTTTCAGCGAGGACGGCACACCTGTTGCATCGGCGCTTTACGATTATCCTCTTTACACTCCCTGCAACGGCTATGCCGAGCAGGATCCTGCGGACTGGTGGAATGCCTGTGTGAACAGCATCCGTGACGTAGTTGCAAAGAGCGGAGTTCCCGCAGATGAGATAAAGGGCGTAGGTCTTTCGGGACAGATGCACGGACTTGTAATGCTGGACAAGGATAACAAGGTAATCAGAAACAGCATTATCTGGTGCGATCAGCGTACAGGCAAGGAAGTTGTCGAGATAACCGAAAAGGTAGGTCACGACAGACTTATCGCTATCACCGCAAACCCTGCTATAACAGGCTTTACAGCCGCAAAGATAATGTGGGTAAAGAATAACGAGCCTGAAAATTATGAAAAGTGCCGCCATATTCTTCTCCCCAAGGACTATATAAGATTTATGCTCACGGGCGAGTTCGCTACAGAGGTTTCAGACGCATCGGGTATGCAGCTGCTTGATATTCCCGGCAGATGCTGGTCTGACGAGGTTCTGACTAAGCTCGGTATCGACAAGTCGCTTCTTGCCAAGGTTTATGAAAGCCCTGAGATAACAGGTACCGTTACAAAGGCTGTAGCGCAGGCTACAGGTCTTAAGGAGGGTACGCCCGTAGTCGGCGGTGCAGGCGATAATGCGGCTGCCGCTGTCGGAACAGGCGTAGTAGAGGACGGTAAGGCTTTTACAACAATCGGTTCAAGCGGCGTTGTGTTTGCTCATACTTCCGATATATCTATCGACCCCAAGGGCAGAGTACATACATTCTGCTGTGCTGTGCCGGGATGCTGGCACGTTATGGGCGTTACTCAGTCCGCAGGTCTGTCGCTCAAGTGGTTCAGGGATAATTTTGCGTGGAGCGAGATGGAAACAGCCGCTTCTATGGGCGTTGACCCGTACTACCTTATGGATAAGGAAGCCGACAGCGTGCCGATAGGCGCAAACAGACTGCTCTATATGCCTTATCTCAACGGTGAGAGAACACCTCACCTTGACCCCAACGTAAGAGGTGCATTTGTAGGTCTTTCCACAATGCACAAGAAGAAGGATATGCTCAGAGCCGTTATGGAGGGCGTTTCCTATTCACTGCGTGACTGTGTTGAGGTTATGCGTGAGATGAATATAAGCATTGATGATATGATGGCTTGCGGCGGCGGCGGAACATCACCGCTGTGGCGGCAGATGCTCGCAGATCTTTATGCCTGCAACGTAAAGACTACAGCAAACAAGGAAGGCCCCGCACTCGGCGTTGCACTTCTTGCGGCAGTAGGCGCAGGTATATACAGCTCTGTTCCCGAGGCGTGCAAGGCGGTAATCAAGCCCGAAAAGATACAGGAGCCTATTGCTGAAAACAGTGCCAAGTACGAAAAGGTATATGCGCTTTACAAGAAGCTGTATCCCGCTATGAAGGCAAACTTTGACGAGCTGGCTTCACTTGATGTATAA